In a single window of the Atlantibacter hermannii genome:
- the tetD_1 gene encoding putative transcriptional regulator has protein sequence MMSTSTLHVAVIATPGFSPFHFSVPSMVFDKAMPEPGLFSVDICAEKPGVVASDIGISINVDHGLDRLDKADIIVVPFWEHPETRPDAALLEALRSAWQRGAEVVGLCLGAYVLAYAGLLNNRRASTHWEFERDFAARFPEVRLDSNALYTSDERLITSAGTAAGIDCCLNIVRDHYGTALANRVARRMVIPPYREGGQAQFIEHAVPETTRDEQINDLIDYLRRNLDKRHDIDSIAGFAGMSRRTLTRHFHKATGMTVGDWLSAQRLQRSQELLETTDHSIETVSSLAGYQSPVSFRQSFKARFNVSPSEWRRTFRGPGLI, from the coding sequence ATGATGTCCACTTCCACTCTGCACGTTGCCGTTATCGCTACGCCGGGCTTCAGCCCGTTCCACTTTTCCGTGCCGTCGATGGTTTTCGACAAGGCAATGCCGGAGCCGGGTCTGTTCAGCGTGGATATCTGTGCTGAGAAGCCCGGTGTTGTGGCGTCCGATATCGGTATTTCCATCAATGTAGATCACGGGCTTGATCGGCTTGATAAGGCGGACATCATCGTTGTGCCGTTCTGGGAGCATCCCGAAACGCGCCCTGATGCGGCGCTGCTGGAGGCGCTGCGCAGCGCCTGGCAGCGCGGGGCCGAAGTCGTGGGACTGTGCCTTGGGGCGTACGTGCTTGCCTACGCCGGACTGCTGAACAATCGCAGAGCGTCCACGCACTGGGAGTTTGAGCGGGACTTCGCCGCACGTTTTCCAGAGGTGCGACTTGACAGCAACGCGCTCTATACCAGTGACGAGCGCCTGATAACCTCAGCCGGGACGGCCGCGGGCATCGATTGCTGCCTGAACATCGTGCGTGATCATTACGGAACCGCGCTGGCTAACCGTGTAGCCCGACGGATGGTTATTCCCCCGTACCGGGAAGGCGGGCAGGCGCAGTTTATTGAGCATGCGGTGCCGGAGACGACGCGCGACGAACAAATCAACGATCTTATCGACTACCTGCGTCGCAACCTGGACAAGCGACACGATATTGACTCGATTGCGGGCTTCGCCGGCATGAGCCGGCGTACGCTGACGCGACATTTCCACAAGGCAACAGGTATGACGGTGGGGGACTGGCTCAGCGCCCAGCGCCTGCAGCGCAGCCAGGAGCTACTGGAAACCACCGATCACAGCATTGAAACCGTGTCGTCGCTGGCGGGATATCAGTCACCGGTCTCGTTTCGGCAGAGCTTCAAGGCCCGCTTTAACGTCAGCCCCAGCGAGTGGCGCCGGACCTTCCGTGGCCCTGGTCTGATATAG
- the sbmC gene encoding DNA gyrase inhibitory protein — protein MCLRFENALPRNIVCARVGGPWSETVPVAFQQIIGWAQERGVIYREALVFYWDNPAQTGVADLRADVALTVDAQTQVDITGTAFREEIVPGGLYAVWHTLVRDGAYAKAWSDLYLEIENSDYELARGVCFENYLCDAHDGNWDLEIWQSVEPKISNR, from the coding sequence ATGTGTTTACGGTTTGAAAATGCGCTTCCCCGGAACATCGTATGTGCGCGCGTTGGTGGCCCATGGAGCGAGACGGTACCTGTTGCTTTTCAACAAATTATTGGCTGGGCACAGGAGCGGGGCGTGATTTACCGGGAAGCGCTGGTGTTTTATTGGGATAATCCAGCGCAAACGGGTGTTGCCGACTTGCGTGCCGATGTCGCGCTTACGGTTGATGCGCAAACACAGGTAGACATTACCGGAACGGCATTCAGAGAAGAAATTGTGCCGGGAGGGCTATACGCCGTGTGGCATACGCTTGTGCGGGACGGTGCTTACGCAAAAGCATGGAGCGATTTGTACCTTGAGATTGAAAACAGCGATTACGAACTTGCGCGCGGCGTTTGTTTCGAAAACTACCTTTGCGATGCTCATGATGGCAACTGGGATCTTGAAATCTGGCAATCGGTAGAACCAAAGATCTCAAACCGCTAA
- the lvr gene encoding putative Short-chain dehydrogenase/reductase SDR yields the protein MARFTGKKIVITGASSGIGLAGAQRIVAEEGEVIITGRDARKLARLRKVLPPAARLMQNDGAEPAAAQALAEAVASFGMLDGLWLNAGQLAFAPAEKGSAALFDNMMKNNVRAAVLQISCLARFLKVGASVVLTASTAAYEGTPLAAIYAASKGAQLALVRCWATAFAARGIRVNALVPGAIETSLLEAIPAPFRDQYDAQIRAIVPMKRPGTPEEAAAVALFLLSDDASYVTGSQYVVDGGLLRL from the coding sequence ATGGCCAGGTTCACAGGTAAGAAAATTGTCATTACGGGAGCCAGCAGTGGTATTGGTCTGGCAGGGGCGCAACGCATTGTTGCGGAAGAGGGGGAAGTCATAATCACCGGGCGTGATGCGCGTAAACTGGCGCGCCTTCGTAAGGTGCTGCCACCTGCTGCCCGGTTGATGCAAAACGACGGAGCCGAGCCGGCAGCGGCGCAAGCGCTGGCTGAAGCGGTAGCCTCCTTCGGCATGCTGGATGGCTTATGGCTAAATGCCGGGCAGCTGGCTTTTGCACCTGCCGAAAAGGGTAGTGCCGCGCTGTTCGATAATATGATGAAGAACAATGTTCGTGCCGCGGTACTGCAAATATCTTGTCTTGCCCGCTTTTTGAAAGTAGGTGCATCTGTGGTTCTGACCGCATCGACCGCCGCATATGAAGGAACACCGCTTGCTGCGATTTACGCTGCCAGTAAAGGGGCGCAGCTAGCGCTGGTTCGCTGTTGGGCAACGGCTTTTGCAGCACGAGGGATCCGGGTGAATGCGCTCGTTCCAGGTGCGATAGAAACCAGTTTGCTCGAAGCGATCCCGGCACCATTTCGTGATCAATATGACGCGCAAATCCGCGCTATTGTGCCGATGAAGCGCCCAGGAACACCGGAGGAAGCGGCCGCTGTCGCGTTATTTTTATTATCTGATGATGCCAGTTATGTCACAGGTAGCCAGTACGTGGTTGATGGCGGGCTGCTGCGTTTATAA
- a CDS encoding MltA-interacting protein MipA gives MKRSLQHGVLFSGLLICAPTHSAELSGFAGLGVSASPIYSGSNHMAMRPLLKAGVNLQSEKWGLFGLSTDGLIWGLTPDTPFSVSLLLTQDEARKEVFNYPFSSRKNRDLQGMGNLSAALMAGTDLRYQLENWALWLRLLTATEKQRYGGEAPGRSLIVTSGAETELWRWQNAALSIGGDISWANSGYQQRHYGVTAQQAQRTDFAVYSPSSGLQQGGLYAEVVWHFDKNLAAGLTSRAQYLFDAAGSSPLVNSRMQYTLSSLIQYTF, from the coding sequence ATGAAAAGAAGTCTGCAACATGGTGTTTTGTTCTCAGGATTACTCATCTGTGCGCCGACACACAGCGCAGAGTTGTCCGGTTTTGCCGGGCTGGGCGTCAGTGCGAGCCCCATTTACTCCGGTTCAAACCATATGGCAATGAGACCACTGCTAAAGGCGGGCGTGAATCTTCAAAGCGAAAAATGGGGACTATTTGGTTTGTCTACCGACGGCCTGATATGGGGGCTGACGCCGGACACCCCCTTTAGCGTAAGCCTGCTGTTAACACAAGATGAGGCGCGCAAAGAGGTGTTTAACTACCCGTTTTCCAGCAGAAAAAACCGCGATCTACAAGGAATGGGTAACCTGTCTGCAGCGTTGATGGCGGGTACAGACCTGCGCTACCAACTAGAAAACTGGGCGTTGTGGCTGCGCCTGTTAACCGCCACTGAAAAGCAGCGATATGGCGGCGAAGCACCGGGCAGAAGCCTGATCGTCACGAGCGGCGCGGAAACCGAACTCTGGCGCTGGCAGAATGCCGCGCTATCGATCGGGGGCGACATAAGCTGGGCGAACAGTGGCTACCAGCAACGTCACTACGGTGTAACGGCGCAGCAGGCGCAACGCACCGATTTTGCAGTTTATTCCCCTTCGTCAGGCCTTCAGCAAGGAGGTTTGTATGCCGAAGTGGTATGGCATTTCGATAAAAATCTGGCGGCAGGATTGACAAGCCGTGCGCAGTATCTGTTCGATGCAGCGGGGAGCAGCCCTCTGGTCAACAGCCGAATGCAGTACACCCTGTCGTCACTGATTCAGTACACATTCTGA
- a CDS encoding D-alanyl-D-alanine carboxypeptidase precursor: MSKCHFRSRARLLAASAVFIALIAAGIYLQPGFSTPSPRQTGDASLVSFLTPLLKGSRGSVAAALITPRGVQYALWDSDYNQQYEIASLTKTMTSSLLMDAFRRGEATAQTRVGILFLKSAARREKITLEQLASHRSGLPPLASSLRQKIRVIRQIILRENFWEYDEKSVIEMVNNTRLATPARFDYSNTGYALLGLALSRAAHQTFNSLLQTRVFAQAKMTNSVVAEALTPGTPTFHHGWAVSGFAEAPWIQNAFTPAAGVRSTIVDMAHYAQALLAGKLAGNAAMQPRFATDDADSRVGYAWFTTRIRGRDITWHDGESSGFAPPLRSIHSNDPP, encoded by the coding sequence ATGAGCAAATGTCACTTTCGCAGCCGCGCGCGACTGCTTGCTGCGAGCGCGGTATTTATCGCACTGATTGCCGCCGGTATTTACCTGCAACCTGGTTTCAGCACTCCGTCTCCTCGCCAGACAGGAGACGCCAGTTTGGTGTCGTTTTTAACGCCGTTATTGAAAGGATCGCGAGGCAGCGTCGCCGCCGCGCTAATTACTCCGCGCGGTGTACAGTACGCCCTCTGGGACAGTGATTACAACCAGCAATATGAAATCGCCAGCCTGACCAAAACCATGACCAGCAGTTTACTGATGGACGCGTTTCGCCGGGGTGAGGCGACAGCGCAAACCCGCGTCGGGATCTTATTCCTGAAATCAGCGGCCCGGCGCGAGAAAATTACCCTTGAGCAACTGGCATCGCATCGCTCTGGTCTGCCGCCGCTTGCCTCATCGCTGCGCCAGAAGATCCGGGTGATCAGACAGATAATCCTGCGTGAAAACTTCTGGGAGTATGACGAAAAATCAGTCATCGAAATGGTGAATAACACCCGCTTAGCCACGCCCGCCAGATTTGATTATTCCAATACCGGCTACGCCTTACTGGGACTTGCGCTGTCGCGAGCAGCGCATCAGACTTTTAATTCGCTGTTGCAAACGAGGGTTTTTGCGCAGGCGAAAATGACAAACAGCGTTGTTGCCGAAGCATTAACCCCCGGCACGCCCACGTTTCACCACGGTTGGGCGGTGTCCGGATTTGCCGAAGCGCCATGGATACAGAACGCGTTCACGCCGGCTGCCGGTGTGCGGTCGACCATCGTCGATATGGCGCATTATGCGCAGGCCTTACTGGCGGGTAAACTTGCCGGTAACGCAGCAATGCAGCCACGCTTTGCCACTGACGATGCAGATTCACGCGTGGGTTATGCCTGGTTTACCACCCGTATTCGTGGGCGAGACATCACCTGGCACGACGGTGAATCCTCTGGCTTTGCTCCGCCATTGCGGTCGATCCACAGCAACGATCCGCCGTAG
- a CDS encoding Predicted transcriptional regulator has translation MAVVVHLDKLLVEKKMTSRALAAFIGITEQNLSLLKSGKVKGIRFDTLAKICEAMECQPGDIISWEPDIAVPDED, from the coding sequence ATGGCTGTGGTGGTTCATCTGGACAAACTGCTGGTAGAGAAAAAAATGACGTCCAGAGCGCTGGCAGCCTTTATTGGTATTACCGAGCAAAACCTCTCACTGCTCAAGTCTGGCAAAGTAAAAGGGATTCGATTCGATACGCTGGCGAAAATTTGTGAAGCCATGGAGTGCCAGCCCGGTGACATTATCTCCTGGGAACCCGACATCGCTGTGCCAGACGAAGACTGA
- the tsr_6 gene encoding methyl-accepting chemotaxis protein I, serine sensor receptor, which translates to MNQGEFFSGQFPRLNRRGEPLWLRATYNPVFNSDGQLYKIVKFATDVTADVMRNQKEQEAAVHAWDMAVQTHGSAQTGASVIENSIRMIDTIAQGMGAVSGDVSRLNNQSDSIDGMVETIRSFAMQTRLIALNAAIEAARAGASGKSFAVVAAEVRMLAASVSSATEEIERVVASNNQLAKAVLNGIENNLLHTREGVTLMREAGEVIASIQKNAAGVENAVKDVALAVKAG; encoded by the coding sequence TTGAATCAGGGGGAGTTTTTCTCCGGCCAGTTTCCGCGCCTTAACCGTCGGGGAGAGCCGCTGTGGCTTCGCGCCACTTACAATCCGGTTTTTAACAGTGACGGGCAACTTTATAAGATTGTGAAATTCGCAACAGACGTCACGGCAGATGTCATGCGTAACCAGAAAGAACAGGAGGCGGCTGTGCATGCGTGGGATATGGCGGTGCAGACGCACGGAAGCGCGCAGACCGGTGCCAGCGTCATTGAAAACAGCATCCGCATGATTGACACCATCGCGCAGGGGATGGGCGCGGTGTCCGGTGATGTATCCCGGCTTAACAATCAGTCTGACAGTATTGACGGTATGGTTGAGACCATCCGCAGCTTTGCCATGCAGACCCGGCTTATTGCCCTGAATGCCGCCATCGAAGCCGCGAGGGCGGGCGCGTCCGGAAAAAGTTTTGCTGTCGTGGCCGCAGAAGTGCGGATGCTTGCAGCAAGCGTCAGCAGTGCAACCGAAGAAATTGAACGGGTCGTGGCCAGCAATAATCAACTGGCTAAAGCGGTGCTGAATGGGATTGAAAACAACCTGCTGCATACCCGCGAAGGGGTGACGCTGATGCGTGAAGCCGGGGAGGTGATCGCCAGCATTCAGAAAAATGCCGCTGGCGTTGAGAATGCGGTTAAGGATGTCGCCCTGGCCGTAAAAGCCGGTTAA
- the bdlA gene encoding Chemotaxis regulator BdlA produces the protein MRMLSLKHLFSLGRLRSAASYNALCQNKPVIEFSPEGIIHKASPLFLSTMGYKADEIIGQHHRIFCPPALINSPEYGHFWQRLASGESFSGKYLRLAKGQRPVWLEASYIPVTDRRGRVTRVIKIAADISHRIQVALEQEAVVNAISRSMAIISFSPKVSCLKPMKTSSRLRL, from the coding sequence ATGCGTATGCTTTCCCTAAAACATCTCTTTTCTCTTGGCCGCCTGCGTTCAGCGGCTTCGTATAATGCGCTTTGTCAGAATAAGCCTGTCATTGAATTCAGTCCGGAAGGGATAATACATAAAGCCAGCCCGCTTTTTCTTTCCACGATGGGTTATAAAGCCGACGAAATAATCGGCCAACACCATCGGATATTTTGCCCGCCTGCGTTGATAAACTCACCGGAGTACGGTCACTTCTGGCAGCGCCTTGCCAGCGGCGAAAGCTTTAGCGGTAAATATTTGCGTCTGGCAAAAGGGCAGCGTCCCGTATGGCTGGAAGCCAGTTATATCCCTGTAACGGACAGGCGGGGCCGGGTGACCAGAGTGATTAAAATTGCTGCCGATATTTCTCACCGTATACAGGTTGCGCTTGAGCAGGAAGCCGTCGTCAATGCCATTAGCCGCTCTATGGCGATCATCTCTTTCAGCCCGAAGGTATCGTGCTTGAAGCCAATGAAAACTTCCTCACGACTACGGCTATAA
- a CDS encoding Polyketide cyclase / dehydrase and lipid transport, giving the protein MGRLMNNENVWRKTYTRTVNSNPQAIWQAFVDTANWKDWNPGVKSIDIEGPFTTGTAFTMELPEGEVVRSRLSEVAQEKYFIDETWVDDTRVTVEHRIEVTATGQCTLIYAITTQGPQAQAFGEGISADFPEVMAGLEKYLVEKGVK; this is encoded by the coding sequence ATGGGCCGTCTTATGAATAACGAGAATGTCTGGCGTAAAACCTATACGCGCACGGTTAACAGCAACCCACAAGCTATCTGGCAGGCGTTTGTCGACACCGCGAACTGGAAAGACTGGAATCCAGGCGTGAAGTCGATTGATATCGAAGGACCGTTTACTACCGGCACTGCGTTTACCATGGAATTACCGGAGGGCGAGGTGGTACGTAGTCGGCTGAGCGAGGTTGCTCAAGAGAAATATTTCATTGATGAAACCTGGGTAGATGATACACGCGTCACCGTTGAACATCGTATTGAGGTTACCGCCACTGGTCAGTGCACTCTGATTTATGCCATCACCACGCAGGGGCCTCAGGCCCAGGCATTCGGAGAGGGGATTAGCGCAGATTTCCCTGAGGTGATGGCGGGACTGGAGAAATACCTTGTGGAAAAAGGGGTAAAGTAA
- a CDS encoding ISEhe3, transposase orfA — protein sequence MSGKRYPEEFKTEAVKQVVDRGYSVASVATRLDITTHSLYAWIKKYGPDSSTNKEQSDAQAEIRRLQKELKRVTDERDILKKAAAYFAKLSD from the coding sequence ATGAGCGGTAAGCGTTATCCCGAAGAGTTTAAAACTGAAGCAGTCAAACAGGTTGTTGATCGCGGTTATTCTGTTGCCAGCGTTGCAACACGTCTCGATATCACCACCCACAGCCTTTATGCCTGGATAAAGAAGTACGGTCCGGATTCTTCCACTAATAAAGAACAGTCAGATGCTCAGGCCGAGATCCGCCGTCTCCAGAAAGAGCTGAAACGGGTTACCGACGAACGGGACATATTAAAAAAAGCCGCGGCGTACTTCGCAAAGCTGTCCGACTGA
- a CDS encoding transposase insF for insertion sequence IS3A/B/C/D/E/fA, translating to MLDVHPSGFYAWLQQPHSQRHQADLRLTGQIKQFWLESGCVYGYRKIHLDLRDSGQQCGVNRVWRLMKRVGIKAQVGYRSPRARKGEASIVSPNRLQRQFNPDAPDERWVTDITYIRTHEGWLYLAVVVDLFSRKIIGWSMQSRMTKDIVLNALLMAVWRRNPEKQVLVHSDQGSQYTSHEWQSFLKSHGLEGSMSRRGNCHDNAVAESFFQLLKRERIKKKIYGTREEARSDIFDYIEMFYNSKRRHGSSEQMSPTEYENQYYQRLGSV from the coding sequence GTGCTGGATGTTCATCCCAGTGGTTTTTACGCCTGGCTTCAGCAGCCGCATTCACAACGCCATCAGGCAGACCTGAGACTGACAGGACAGATTAAACAGTTCTGGCTGGAATCGGGATGCGTCTATGGTTATCGCAAAATCCATCTGGATCTGCGTGACAGCGGGCAACAGTGCGGAGTAAACAGAGTCTGGAGACTGATGAAACGTGTCGGAATAAAGGCTCAGGTCGGATACCGAAGCCCGCGGGCACGTAAAGGCGAGGCCAGTATCGTGTCACCCAACAGGCTCCAGCGACAGTTCAATCCGGATGCTCCTGATGAGCGTTGGGTAACGGACATAACCTACATCAGGACCCACGAAGGCTGGCTGTATCTTGCCGTTGTTGTTGATCTGTTCTCACGCAAAATTATCGGCTGGTCCATGCAATCCCGGATGACAAAGGACATTGTCCTGAACGCACTGCTGATGGCTGTATGGCGGCGTAATCCCGAAAAACAGGTGCTGGTTCATTCGGATCAGGGCAGTCAGTACACAAGCCATGAGTGGCAGTCGTTCCTGAAATCACACGGCCTGGAGGGTAGCATGAGCCGTCGCGGTAACTGCCATGATAATGCGGTTGCAGAAAGTTTTTTCCAGTTGTTGAAACGTGAACGGATAAAGAAAAAGATCTACGGAACGCGGGAAGAAGCCCGCAGTGATATTTTTGATTACATCGAAATGTTTTATAACAGTAAGCGTCGGCATGGTTCTAGCGAACAGATGTCACCGACAGAATATGAAAACCAGTATTATCAACGGCTCGGAAGTGTCTAG
- the gcd_2 gene encoding glucose dehydrogenase encodes MPNTKHYPFMTISMTALALLVAPFTLQAEDKAAEASQGTQEELNVDAADQQAPGTTKTTDDASSGQKQGEKVASVSQPATPLVPSQATWDSFHGQLNAQKYSPLTQITAENVGKLKKIWEFHTGDVSDGKGDTPATVWSATPVFANETIYIGTPFDRLIALDPGTGKEKWSYDTKSPRKALTQPVLKNRGVSYWQAKNPVAGQACQKIVYMGTVDGKLFALDADSGKPCSDFADKGVLDVNQWNTVNAKFPLSILQPPHRGR; translated from the coding sequence GTGCCAAACACAAAACATTATCCATTCATGACAATCAGCATGACGGCGCTGGCGTTGCTGGTTGCGCCATTCACCCTCCAGGCAGAGGATAAAGCTGCAGAAGCCTCTCAGGGAACGCAGGAAGAGCTCAATGTGGATGCGGCCGACCAGCAAGCACCGGGCACCACCAAAACCACTGACGATGCTTCATCCGGTCAAAAACAGGGCGAAAAAGTCGCGTCCGTCAGTCAACCCGCGACACCGCTGGTGCCCTCTCAGGCCACCTGGGACAGCTTTCACGGGCAGCTTAACGCGCAGAAGTACAGTCCACTGACCCAGATAACGGCGGAGAACGTCGGCAAATTAAAAAAAATCTGGGAGTTTCATACTGGCGACGTCTCGGATGGCAAAGGCGATACGCCCGCGACTGTCTGGTCCGCCACACCGGTTTTTGCCAACGAGACGATCTACATCGGCACGCCGTTCGACCGCCTGATTGCGCTCGATCCGGGCACCGGGAAAGAGAAATGGAGCTATGACACGAAATCGCCGCGCAAAGCCTTAACCCAGCCGGTACTGAAAAATCGCGGCGTCTCCTACTGGCAGGCAAAAAACCCGGTGGCCGGTCAGGCGTGTCAGAAGATTGTCTATATGGGCACGGTGGATGGCAAACTCTTCGCGCTGGATGCCGATTCAGGCAAACCGTGCAGCGACTTTGCTGATAAGGGCGTTCTGGATGTAAACCAGTGGAATACCGTTAACGCCAAATTCCCGCTGTCCATCCTGCAACCCCCCCACCGTGGTCGGTAA
- the gcd_3 gene encoding glucose dehydrogenase, with the protein MVGNHLLVGWAGKDWAYAEAPPGTVFSINAQTGKLEWTFEAIPEAIRKQTGTANVWTHMSVDEANGLVYLPVSSPSPNYWGGNRVDPIPLGTSTTALDINTGKVVWSRQWVHHDVWDYDINSAPTLMDITVNGKPIPALVQATKQGFLFVVNRLTGEDVWPIEERPVPQGDGSVKGEVLSPTQPFPTKPAPLLDQSKKPEIWKLADIVGAGECSRLWDNLAYEGMYTPPTTKGEGALTYPDSAGGVQWGGVAFDPHKQIAIVNTSHIVQYVKLYSREDYDKADKSAGNESGFAPQEGAPYGLRLMVANNWLGMPCWKPPFGEIVALDMHTGDVKWRRPVGASQQYGFFMPESWGSPTIGGPAVTAGGVIFIGASMDAKVRAYSVENGEELWSDQVEAPAVANPSVYEYKGRQYVAFVAGGEYHPEGPGGRSGCGLRAA; encoded by the coding sequence GTGGTCGGTAATCATCTGCTGGTGGGCTGGGCAGGTAAAGACTGGGCCTATGCCGAAGCGCCTCCGGGCACCGTATTTTCGATAAATGCACAGACCGGTAAGCTGGAATGGACGTTTGAGGCGATCCCGGAAGCGATCCGCAAACAGACGGGTACGGCCAACGTCTGGACGCACATGTCAGTTGATGAGGCGAATGGTCTGGTCTATTTGCCGGTTTCGTCCCCGTCGCCAAACTACTGGGGCGGCAACCGCGTCGACCCGATTCCGCTCGGCACCTCAACCACGGCGCTGGACATTAACACCGGTAAAGTGGTCTGGTCTCGTCAGTGGGTGCACCACGACGTATGGGATTACGATATCAACTCTGCGCCAACGCTGATGGATATCACCGTAAACGGTAAACCGATCCCGGCGCTGGTCCAGGCGACCAAGCAGGGCTTCCTGTTTGTGGTTAACCGCCTGACGGGTGAGGATGTCTGGCCTATTGAAGAGCGTCCTGTTCCGCAGGGTGATGGCTCTGTGAAGGGGGAAGTGCTTTCACCGACGCAACCATTCCCAACCAAACCCGCGCCGCTGCTTGATCAGTCGAAAAAACCCGAAATCTGGAAGCTCGCAGACATAGTGGGAGCCGGTGAGTGTTCGCGCCTGTGGGATAATCTCGCCTATGAAGGAATGTACACGCCACCGACCACCAAAGGTGAAGGTGCCCTGACCTACCCGGACAGCGCAGGTGGCGTTCAGTGGGGCGGCGTGGCGTTCGACCCGCACAAGCAAATAGCCATCGTCAACACGTCACATATTGTGCAGTACGTGAAGCTCTACAGCCGCGAAGATTACGATAAAGCGGATAAGAGCGCCGGTAACGAAAGCGGTTTCGCGCCCCAGGAAGGCGCACCTTACGGCCTGCGCCTGATGGTGGCGAATAACTGGCTGGGTATGCCGTGCTGGAAACCGCCATTTGGTGAAATCGTGGCGCTGGATATGCATACCGGCGATGTGAAATGGCGTCGCCCGGTTGGCGCATCGCAGCAGTATGGATTCTTTATGCCGGAAAGCTGGGGCTCGCCGACTATTGGTGGCCCGGCCGTAACGGCGGGTGGTGTGATCTTTATCGGTGCCTCAATGGATGCCAAAGTCCGCGCTTACTCGGTTGAGAATGGTGAGGAGCTTTGGTCCGATCAGGTTGAAGCACCTGCGGTAGCGAATCCGTCGGTTTACGAGTACAAAGGCCGTCAGTATGTCGCGTTTGTCGCGGGGGGGGAATACCATCCTGAAGGACCAGGTGGGCGATCAGGTTGTGGTTTACGCGCTGCCTGA
- the nodD2 gene encoding transcriptional regulator — protein sequence MFAIRENDFHRIDLNLLTVLLVLKREGSVSRAAEKLHLGQPAVSNALARLRTMFDDPLFVRTAQGMEPTPRAEALIEALGPLMEQMQQVLFQPESFTPSEANHVFRLGMSDWVEHWLMPDLQARISQDAPGITIQVMASDPFRDVELVAKGELDLAVSVGDTTPGTLRRERIETHSFCTLWHPAQLPLAAPLTLENYVAHPHALVSYRGAAWSAIDEQLAELGKSRRVRYVTPHFSSLPPLLARIPALATVPSGLASGWIAHYGLCCSPVPVVTPEIALSLLWHKRCDNDLPLGWLKDVIRSVIADLTVPVV from the coding sequence ATGTTCGCTATCAGAGAAAATGATTTTCATCGGATCGATTTGAATTTGCTGACGGTGCTGCTAGTGCTGAAGCGCGAAGGCAGCGTGTCACGAGCCGCTGAAAAGCTGCATCTGGGGCAGCCTGCGGTGAGTAATGCGCTGGCGCGTTTACGGACGATGTTTGACGATCCGTTGTTTGTACGTACGGCGCAGGGTATGGAGCCGACGCCGCGGGCCGAAGCGCTCATTGAGGCGCTTGGCCCCCTGATGGAACAAATGCAGCAGGTTCTTTTTCAGCCCGAATCCTTTACGCCCTCAGAGGCAAACCATGTGTTTCGCCTGGGTATGAGCGACTGGGTGGAACACTGGCTGATGCCAGATCTGCAGGCGCGCATCTCACAGGACGCGCCGGGCATCACGATCCAGGTCATGGCCAGCGATCCCTTCCGGGATGTTGAACTGGTTGCAAAAGGCGAACTGGATCTGGCTGTTTCAGTGGGCGATACCACCCCCGGCACGTTGCGACGCGAAAGAATAGAGACACACAGCTTTTGTACACTCTGGCATCCTGCACAGCTCCCCCTTGCAGCGCCGTTGACGCTGGAGAACTATGTTGCTCACCCTCATGCGCTGGTTTCCTATCGCGGGGCGGCCTGGAGCGCGATTGATGAGCAACTGGCTGAGCTTGGGAAATCACGTCGGGTCCGCTACGTAACGCCGCATTTTTCTTCGCTGCCGCCGCTTCTGGCGCGCATACCGGCGTTAGCGACGGTGCCTTCGGGGTTAGCCAGCGGCTGGATCGCGCATTACGGCTTATGTTGCAGTCCCGTTCCGGTGGTCACACCTGAGATTGCGCTTTCCCTGCTGTGGCACAAACGGTGTGATAACGATTTGCCTCTGGGATGGCTGAAAGATGTCATCCGCAGTGTTATCGCCGATCTCACCGTGCCGGTTGTCTGA